ATTAGTTGCCTTATTTGTATCTTTAAAACAGGAATATTCAGTAAATGCCCCGTTTTAGAGATGCTAAAGCATAGCTTTAGAGAGCAAAAAGCATAGCTTTAGAAGAGTTAAAGCGATGCTTTTCATTAATCATATTAACGAATTATCCAAATATAGGAAAATATCTTCTTATCTCAATCTATCCGCAGCCTTTACCATCACCTCATCGCGTCCAATAGCACGAACAGCCAATATATTCAGAATAATGGAAATAAGTGGTAAACACAATGCCCAGCCTACCCGGAACATATTTGCATCATTCTTCAACGCAAAATAAAAAGCGAGGGCAGCAATGTAATAACCGACCAACAACAAGCTATTGAAAATCGTCATGCGAATCTGCAACATACGGTTCTTATATAAAAAAATGGTAGCCACGGCAACGATAGCACTAAGCATCAGAATCCCGAATAAACCCCATGTAGACTGAAAAGTGTCGTTTATTTCCAATCCTAATGCCTTAAAAGGATGTTCACCCATTGTATCAATGAAGTAACCTATCGGCATACACATAGCTGTAATCAGCAATCCTGTAACAATCAATAAATAAACAGTTTGAATTCGTTGAATCATAAGTATTCTAAATAGTAGTTGAGTTAAACAATAATAGCCAAGCAATAAGGAGTAGGGATAATCATCCCACTTACTACTTGACTATCAAATTCTTCGTCAGAAAATAAATTACTGAAGTTTTTCTTTCTCCTTAGCCGGATTTCTATAATATACTTTCCCTTCGATGTATTCTTGCGTAGCAATCAAGTCCGGTTTCGGCAATTTCTCATAATAACGAGAAATTTCGATTTGCTCTCTATTTTCAAACACTTCTTCCAAGTTGTCATTGTAAGAGGCAAACTCTGCCAATTTCTTTGAAAGATCGTTTTTGATTTCTACACTGATCTGATTAGCACGCTTACCAATAATGGCAACAGTTTCATAAACATTACCTGTATCAGCACAGAGTTCCATCATGTCACGGGTTACTGTTGTAGCAGGAGCATTCGTTTTTTTGTAGTCCATAAATCTATTTAAATTTAGTCTTTAATTACTTTCTGTGATTCATTGAATATTTTTTCGGCTTCTTTCAAATATTTACTTTCAGGAAATTCATTCTTGAAAGCATAATATTCGTCCACTGTTTCGCGGTAACGTTCCATCTTCTTGTCTTCTACACTATAAATAGCCATTTCGTATCTCGCACGCAGAATCAAGATAGAAAGTTCTTCACGATAATCGGTATAAGGATAATCCTTCAGTGCATTTTGAGCTGTGATTACACAAGACTCATAGTTATTACCTAAATAATTACCCAAATTATAATATAATTTTGCAGAATAAAGTTCTTTCAAAACCAGCTTATCCTGCAAAGCAAAAATCATATCCTGTGCTTCCTGCTTCTTTGTGCTGTTTGGGAAATACTCCATGAACATCTGCAACTGCTGGATAGCCTGATAAGTGCTTGATTGATCCAAACGTGGTTCCGGGGTATCCAGAAATAAAGCTTTACCTGCATGAAAACGTGCCAGTTCGGTAAAAGTGCCACGAGGATATGTATTGAAATAGGTGATAAATGTTTGGGCAGCTGTCTGATAATCTTTCTGATTATAATAACTCATTCCCAGCATATACAAAGACTCTTCCGCTTTATCGGTTCCTTTCAGAATGGTTATCAACTCATTCAGCAACGTAGCTGAACGATTATACTGTCCCTTCGCAAAATAGTTTTTGGCAGCTTCGTACTTGTATTCGTAATCGGTGCTTTTCAGCAATTTATTGTACTCTCCACATGATGTCAGAGTAGCCGCCGCAAGCAAAGTTATAATGATATTTTTCTTCATCCTATTTAAAAATAATGCGCAAAGTTACTTATTCGCCGGGAATTTAGCAATTAATCTGTGTTTTTTAATACATAAAAGGCGTTAAACATCGACAAAAGGAGAGAAAATGACGTCGAATTGCAAACGGCAAACAACTGTGTTATCCCATTCAAAGACAACACAGCTATTTACCGTTCCCTGTTGATCGTTTACTGCTATATCTACAGCTTGTACAAATCACTTGCAGCCAGCAGATCGACTTTCTTTTCTTTCAATACCTCGATACATTTGTCCAGATTGCTGGGGCGAATTACCACATTTGCAATATTGTTATTGGCAAACGAATACATATATTCAATAAATACACCCTCGTCTGATAAATATCCCAGCACTTTTGCCAAAGCACCCGGTATATTGGGACAGCTTATACCTACTACATCAGTCACATTCACTGCAAAATGATTATCTTTTAAAGCTTTGTATGCTTTATCCGGATCAGATACTATTCCACGCAAAATACCAAAATCAGCATTTTCGGCAATGCACAAGGCAGAAAGGTTGACATTTTCTTTCGCCAGCACTTCAGTCACTTCCGTCAAACGACCTGACTTATTTTCCAAAAAGATAGAAAGTTGCTTTGCTACCATATTTATTAAAGTATTAAGTAATAAGTATTAAGTAACAAGCATTAGGTATTAGGCAACAAGTATTACCACAGTTCCAAGATCACCCGCATGGTTAATACTTAATACT
The Bacteroides caecimuris DNA segment above includes these coding regions:
- a CDS encoding DUF4293 domain-containing protein; protein product: MIQRIQTVYLLIVTGLLITAMCMPIGYFIDTMGEHPFKALGLEINDTFQSTWGLFGILMLSAIVAVATIFLYKNRMLQIRMTIFNSLLLVGYYIAALAFYFALKNDANMFRVGWALCLPLISIILNILAVRAIGRDEVMVKAADRLR
- a CDS encoding DNA-directed RNA polymerase subunit omega: MDYKKTNAPATTVTRDMMELCADTGNVYETVAIIGKRANQISVEIKNDLSKKLAEFASYNDNLEEVFENREQIEISRYYEKLPKPDLIATQEYIEGKVYYRNPAKEKEKLQ
- a CDS encoding outer membrane protein assembly factor BamD, yielding MKKNIIITLLAAATLTSCGEYNKLLKSTDYEYKYEAAKNYFAKGQYNRSATLLNELITILKGTDKAEESLYMLGMSYYNQKDYQTAAQTFITYFNTYPRGTFTELARFHAGKALFLDTPEPRLDQSSTYQAIQQLQMFMEYFPNSTKKQEAQDMIFALQDKLVLKELYSAKLYYNLGNYLGNNYESCVITAQNALKDYPYTDYREELSILILRARYEMAIYSVEDKKMERYRETVDEYYAFKNEFPESKYLKEAEKIFNESQKVIKD
- a CDS encoding amino acid-binding protein produces the protein MVAKQLSIFLENKSGRLTEVTEVLAKENVNLSALCIAENADFGILRGIVSDPDKAYKALKDNHFAVNVTDVVGISCPNIPGALAKVLGYLSDEGVFIEYMYSFANNNIANVVIRPSNLDKCIEVLKEKKVDLLAASDLYKL